The genomic interval ATAACTATACCTCACCTGATGCGATAGTTGAGAAGAGAAAAAAAATGAAAATTGTTGATACTCAAAACATTCTAGACGAAATAAGGGATGAAATGGATGAACGTTTATCTTGATACAAGTGCATATGTTAAAAGGTACATAAACGAAGCAAATTCAGATTCTATTGATGCTTTATTTAACGATGCATACAATAATAAAATAAAGATCATTACCTCTATCTTAACGATAGGTGAAATTTCAATAGTTTTCGATAAATTATGGAGAAAGCAAATTATAGAGGAACCTATTGAAATGTTTAATAGATTTTATGATGAAGTAAGAAATTTAATAAAATTAAATGCTATTGATTTAATAAATATTAACAGTCATATCATGATTAGATCAAGCAAAATTTGTATGGACTTGCACAAACCTTTAGCAGACGTTATACATATAGTCTCGTCTATGAATATTTCCTCAATATTTATTACTGCAGATAAAGAACAAAATTCTATAGCGTCTTCTTTAGGTGTAAAAACCAGATTTATTTGAACCTGTTAATACCTGTTTTGATATTTCTACACTTTACGGTCTCTATTTTTCATATTTTTTGCACTTTCTTTAGCTATTTATGTATAATAATTAAATTTCAAACCTGTATACTTATGTTATGAACGACCAGTTTAATATGTTCATGCGATCCTCTGACTAGAAATTTACAACCTATTCACATGCAAGGACGAAAAGGGATCAGGCCTCATTCCACATTGTTTCCCTATACGGGCACAGCAGGCAGGGTTAGGTATTATACATATTCGCAACGAACATTGCCCTATCACCGAATAAGCTGCTCAAACTGTACAGGAAAAGATGGGGAATAGAGACAGACTCCAGGATGATAAGAAAAATCCTTGCAAAACCACATCCAGAATACTCAATGTAAGGCTATTGTATTTCTATCTTGCAATACTACTATACAATGTATGGATCATCATGAATATTATATCAAGAATCATAATAATAGAAGATAACCTCAGGATATTCATGGTCTCAATACTTATCAAAATAAAAAATCATTAAGCAGATACCTATTACCTTCCCATTAAAAAGAAAAAACCTATCAGCAATGATGAATCATGGGAGATTCGCTAGCTAGTACATAAAGTACATAAGTATAACGTGTTTATGCTTCTCCTATACACCTTAATTAATTCAGAGTGATTCTTAACATAGGTTATTTCTCATACGGCGTTCATTATGGGCATAATCAAGGGTTGGGAATAATATATATTGTGGTTATGCATTGTATTTCCGTTTAAAAAATGATTAGCGGGTAATATAATGAAGGATAGTAAAACTCTGAATGTTAGGCTAGAAGAGACAGGCAGTATTATAGTATTGCATGGGAGTTGCCATGTTGAGGAAAAGGGTATCTCATTCTTTTTATGGTCAGAAAGCACCGGAACGAAAATAAAAGATTCTGCTATTCATCCATTTTCAGGCACTTCAAAGGTTGCTGCCAATGCAGTTAAGAAAATATGGGGCAATAAAATTAATTTGAAGAATGAAACTTTATCTGCCATTTTTCCAACTTCACTTGATCAGCCACTGGTATCAGGTGAACTATCAGGCATAGTTTCAAATGAAAACGAAAACGATACATTTTCGTATATGGAATGGCATATTAACGGAATCTCAGTAAATATAACAGATGTTTTCCTGATGCTGCTAAAGTTAAGTAATAACATTATAAATGGAATTATAATAGGAGATGATTTAAAGTTCTGGAAACTCGCCGCCAGTAGTGCATTTAACCTATTAACTCAGCAAAAGTTTATACCTTCTGCAACAGAAGAAGGGACTACTATAAAATCCAGATGGCTTCCCATTCTGGAAACATATGAAGACCAGAGTTTAATATATGAATTATCAAAAAACATGCCCGGAGTATGCCTTGCGTTTAATCACATGGAGATTGACAGGGAAACAATGCTAAGGATGTTTATATCAGAGATTGTGGACAGTATTTCCAGAAGATTTGCTTACCAACCCGGGAAGCCAGTAAAAGGTTCGGTAGGTGATGCCGCCAAATGGGTAAACTCATTATCGCTGGATAATCCATTTGTTACATATGGCCGTAGCCTGGCAATGCAAAAACTTGTTTCATGGTCAGAGAAGATCAAGAGCACACTAAATTTTCCATTCAGGACATGCATGGATCTTATACCTCCGGAAAATAATGGGCAATGGTTTCTTAAATTCTTTTTGCAATCCAAAAAGGATCCG from Ferroplasma acidiphilum carries:
- a CDS encoding type II toxin-antitoxin system VapC family toxin; its protein translation is MNVYLDTSAYVKRYINEANSDSIDALFNDAYNNKIKIITSILTIGEISIVFDKLWRKQIIEEPIEMFNRFYDEVRNLIKLNAIDLININSHIMIRSSKICMDLHKPLADVIHIVSSMNISSIFITADKEQNSIASSLGVKTRFI